A stretch of Gossypium hirsutum isolate 1008001.06 chromosome A06, Gossypium_hirsutum_v2.1, whole genome shotgun sequence DNA encodes these proteins:
- the LOC107962697 gene encoding uncharacterized protein isoform X1, protein MARFSCYFFLLLFIFTINPCLAVVQIDEFSIIDSDLLSSHGDYSPPSPPPPSLPPLPPSLSCEEDLNGIGSLDTVCELNSSFSFDSDVYIAGNGSFHVLPNVILSCPMKGCSISINVSRGEFSLGQNAGVFTGTFFVSARNASFSKGSVVNVSSLAGQPPAQTSGTPSGIQGAGGGHGGRGASCVSDNLKLPDDVWGGDAYSWSTLDKPWSYGSKGGTTSKEEDYGGEGGGRIRLEVEEAIEIGGSLLANGGDGGVKGGGGSGGSIYIKAHRMTGSGWLSASGGNGFAGGGGGRISINVFSRHDDTEFFIHGGKSFGCPDNSGAAGTYYDAVPQSLIVSNHNLSTNTDTLLMEFPKQPLWTNVHVRDHAKASVPLLWSRVQVRGQIRLSCGAVLSFGLAHFVSSEFELMAEELLMSDSILKIYGALRMSVKMHLMWNSKMLIDGGADAIVATSLLEASNLVVLRESSVIHSNANLGVHGQGFLNLSGPGDTIEAQRLILSLFFSIKVGPGSILRGPLENASDNDMAPRLYCEFQDCPIELLHPPEDCNVNSSLSFTLQICRVEDIIIEGIVTGSVVHFHWVRTVVVHSSGEITTSALGCTGGVGRGTVLNNGLAGGGGHGGRGGKGYYDGSFIEGGVSYGDAELPCELGSGSGNDSLAGATAGGGIIVMGSLEHSLSSLSVYGSLRADGESFGEVIRKQDHSTISNIGPGGGSGGTILLFVHSIMLADSSVISTAGGHGSPSGAGGGGGGRVHFHWSDIPTGDAYQPIASVKGSINTRGGFGRGQGRTGENGTITGKACPKGLYGIFCEECPLGTFKNVSGSDRVLCHSCPADELPSRAIYVDIRGGVTDRPCPYKCISERYHMPHCYTALEELVYTFGGPWFFGLILLGLLILLALVLSVARMKYVGGDELPALMPAHRGSQIDHSFPFLESLNEVLETNRTEESQSHVHRMYFMGSNTFTEPWHLPHVPPTQLIEIVYEDAFERFVDEINDLAAYQWWEGSIYSILSILAYPLAWSWLQQCRKRKLQQLREFVRSEYDHSCLRSCRSRALYEGLKVAATADQMLAYVDFFLGGDEKIGDLPLRLYQRFPISLVFGGDGSYMAPFSLQSDNILTNLMNQCVPPTMWYRLVAGLNSQLRLVRYGHLKLTFGHVISWLETHVNPTIIAYGVRVDLAWFQPTSSGYCQYGLVVSATSNENVQYWTEGQDRYFPSMEQLSWSGASRGDSGGRPGASEYLRIFGGILHAKNLQTLKMRRAICYPFSLIVCNTKPVGHQDLVGLLVSILLLGDFSLVLLTLLQMYSISLLDFVLVFFILPFAIFLPFPAGISALFSHGRRQSAGLARVYALWNITSLINVITAFVCGFLHYWSHSSRKHMSIQSWNFSMDESEWWMLPSGLVVCKIIQARLIDFHVANQEIQDHSLYSTDPDVFWQS, encoded by the exons ATGGCtcgattttcttgttattttttccttttactcTTCATTTTCACCATAAACCCTTGTCTCGCCGTTGTTCAAATTGATGAATTCTCGATCATCGACTCGGACCTCCTCTCTTCTCACGGTGACTACTCTCCGCCTTCTCCTCCGCCGCCTTCCTTGCCGCCGCTTCCTCCGTCTCTTTCGTGTGAGGAAGATTTAAACGGAATTGGCTCACTGGACACTGTATGTGAGCTCAATTCCAGCTTCAGTTTTGACAGCGATGTGTATATAGCAGGAAACGGAAGCTTCCACGTGCTTCCTAATGTCATTTTGAGTTGCCCTATGAAGGGCTGCTCAATTTCCATCAATGTGAGTCGTGGGGAATTCAGTTTGGGGCAGAACGCCGGCGTATTTACCGGGACATTCTTTGTTTCGGCGAGGAATGCGAGTTTCTCTAAAGGTTCAGTGGTAAATGTAAGCAGCTTAGCCGGTCAACCCCCGGCTCAGACGAGTGGAACCCCTTCGGGGATTCAAGGTGCGGGCGGGGGCCATGGTGGAAGAGGCGCAAGTTGCGTGTCGGATAATTTGAAACTGCCGGACGATGTGTGGGGAGGAGATGCTTACTCTTGGTCAACTTTGGATAAGCCTTGGAGTTATGGGAGTAAAGGAGGGACGACTAGTAAAGAAGAGGATTATGGAGGGGAAGGTGGTGGGAGGATAAGGTTAGAGGTGGAGGAGGCCATTGAAATTGGAGGGAGTTTGTTGGCAAATGGAGGTGATGGTGGTGTAAAAGGCGGTGGAGGCTCAGGTGGAAGTATTTATATCAAGGCTCATAGaat GACTGGAAGCGGCTGGTTAAGTGCGTCTGGGGGGAATGGATTTGCTGGAGGTGGTGGTGGAAGAATTTCGATTAATGTTTTTAGTAGGCATGATGATACAGAATTCTTTATTCATG GAGGAAAAAGTTTTGGCTGTCCCGATAACTCAGGTGCTGCGGGTACATATTATGATGCTGTTCCTCAGAGTCTAATTGTTAGCAACCACAACTTGTCCACAAATACTGACACACTTCTAATGGAGTTCCCTAAACAACCACTTTGGACAAATGTGCATGTGCGAGATCATGCCAAGGCTTCTGTTCCTTTGCTTTGGAGCCGTGTTCAG GTTAGGGGACAAATTCGCTTATCGTGCGGTGCAGTGCTAAGCTTTGGTCTTGCTCATTTTGTTTCGTCTGAGTTTGAATTGATGGCGGAAGAACTTTTGATGAGTGATTCAATTCTCAAG ATATATGGGGCTCTTCGTATGTCTGTCAAAATGCACTTGATGTGGAATTCGAAAATGCTTATAGATGGTGGTGCTGATGCTATTGTGGCAACATCCTTGCTTGAGGCCAGCAATTTGGTAGTTCTAAGG GAATCTTCTGTAATACATTCTAATGCAAATTTGGGAGTTCATGGACAAGGATTTTTGAATTTATCTGGACCAGGGGATACAATTGAAGCACAGCGTCTGATCCTCTCATTATTTTTTAGTATTAAA GTTGGACCTGGGTCTATTCTGCGAGGTCCCCTGGAAAATGCCAGTGACAATGATAT GGCACCACGGCTTTACTGTGAATTTCAAGATTGCCCTATTGAATTGCTTCACCCACCTGAGGACTGCAACGTGAATTCTTCCTTATCCTTCACCCTTCAG ATATGTCGTGTTGAAGATATTATAATTGAGGGCATTGTAACAGGATCTGTTGTACATTTTCACTGGGTTAGAACTGTTGTCGTCCATTCTTCTGGTGAAATTACCACGTCAGCTTTGG GATGCACTGGTGGGGTGGGTAGGGGAACAGTACTCAATAATGGTCTTGCTGGAGGTGGAGGGCATGGTGGCAGAGGTGGGAAGGGATATTATGATGGCAGTTTTATCGAAGGTGGTGTTTCTTACGGAGATGCTGAGTTGCCTTGTGAACTTGGTAGTGGTAGTGGAAATGATAGTCTTGCTGGTGCAACTGCTGGTGGTGGAATAATAG TAATGGGTTCACTGGAGCACTCACTCTCAAGTTTGTCTGTATATGGTTCCCTTAGAGCTGATGGAGAAAGCTTTGGAGAAGTTATCAGAAAGCAAGATCATAGTACCATTTCAAACATTGGTCCCGGTGGTGGATCTGGTGGAACCATCcttttatttgttcattcaatCATGCTTGCTGATTCTTCTGTTATCTCAACTGCTGGAGGACATGGCAGCCCAAGTGGTGCtggtggtggaggtggtggaCGAGTTCACTTTCATTGGTCAGATATCCCAACCGGGGATGCGTACCAACCCATAGCAAGTGTGAAAGGAAGCATTAATACCAG GGGAGGCTTTGGCAGAGGTCAGGGTCGCACTGGAGAAAATGGCACTATCACCGGAAAGGCCTGTCCTAAAGGGCTTTATGGTATCTTTTGTGAG GAATGCCCTCTTGGGACGTTTAAGAATGTCAGTGGATCTGATAGAGTCCTTTGTCATAGTTGCCCAGCTGATGAGCTTCCAAGTCGAGCCATATATGTTGATATTCGGG GTGGTGTCACTGATCGCCCCTGCCCTTACAAGTGCATATCTGAAAGATATCATATGCCACACTGTTACACCGCACTTGAAGAGTTGGTATATACCTTTGGTGGGCCATGGTTTTTTGGTCTTATTCTTTTAGGCCTCCTCATCCTTTTAGCACTAGTTCTTAGTGTTGCAAGGATGAAATATGTTGGTGGAGATGAATTACCAGCTCTCATGCCTGCTCATCGTGGCTCTCAAATAGATCACTCATTCCCTTTCCTAGAGTCATTGAATGAG GTTTTGGAGACAAATAGAACTGAGGAATCCCAGAGTCATGTTCACAGAATGTATTTTATGGGATCAAATACATTTACTGAACCTTGGCATCTTCCTCATGTTCCGCCCACACAATTAATTGAAATTGT GTATGAGGATGCCTTTGAGAGATTTGTGGATGAGATTAATGATTTAGCTGCGTATCAGTGGTGGGAAGGATCAATCTACAGCATTCTTTCTATTCTTGCATATCCACTTGCATGGTCCTGGCTACAGCAATGCCGGAAAAGGAAATTGCAACAGCTACGTGAATTTGTTCGATCTGAATATGATCATTCTTGCCTTCGTTCTTGCCGTTCACGCGCATTGTATGAAGGACTTAAG GTTGCTGCAACTGCTGATCAGATGCTTGCGTATGTGGACTTTTTCCTTGGTGGAGATGAAAAGATAGGTGACCTTCCTCTTCGTCTTTATCAAAGATTtccaatttctttggtttttGGAGGAGATGGAAGTTACATGGCTCCTTTTTCTCTTCAAAGTGATAACATTCTTACGAACTTAATGAATCAG TGTGTTCCACCAACCATGTGGTATCGACTAGTGGCTGGTTTAAATTCTCAGTTGCGCCTTGTTCGCTATGGACATTTGAAACTAACTTTTGGCCATGTTATTAGCTGGCTTGAAACACATGTAAACCCTACCATAATTGCATATGGTGTACGTGTTGATCTTGCGTGGTTTCAGCCAACATCTTCTGGTTATTGTCAGTACGGACTTGTGGTATCTGCCACCAGCAATGAGAATGTGCAGTACTGGACTGAAGGTCAAGATAGATATTTTCCTTCTATGGAGCAATTAAG TTGGTCTGGTGCTAGTAGGGGAGACTCAGGTGGTCGTCCAGGAGCTAGTGAATATTTAAGGATATTTGGAGGGATATTGCATGCAAAAAACTTACAAACACTTAAAATGAGGAGGGCGATTTGTTATCCCTTTTCACTTATAGTTTGCAATACCAAGCCTGTTGGTCATCAG GATCTTGTCGGTTTGCTTGTCTCTATATTACTTTTGGGAGATTTTAGCTTAGTTTTGCTTACTTTGCTACAGATGTATTCTATATCACTGTTAGACTTCGTTTTAGTTTTTTTCATCCTTCCTTTTGCAATATTTCTTCCGTTCCCGGCTGGTATCAGTGCCTTGTTCAGTCATGGACGAAGACAATCAGCTGGCCTTGCACGTGTATATGCACTATGGAATATCACATCGTTGATCAATGTT ATAACTGCCTTTGTGTGTGGATTTCTACATTACTGGAGCCATTCAAGCAGGAAACATATGAGCATTCAGTCATGGAATTTTAGCAT GGATGAAAGTGAATGGTGGATGCTTCCTTCTGGATTAGTTGTCTGTAAAATAATCCAAGCAAGACTTATTGATTTCCATGTGGCTAACCAAGAAATTCAAGATCACTCTTTATATAGCACTGATCCTGATGTGTTCTGGCAATCTTGA
- the LOC107962697 gene encoding uncharacterized protein isoform X3 gives MEFPKQPLWTNVHVRDHAKASVPLLWSRVQVRGQIRLSCGAVLSFGLAHFVSSEFELMAEELLMSDSILKIYGALRMSVKMHLMWNSKMLIDGGADAIVATSLLEASNLVVLRESSVIHSNANLGVHGQGFLNLSGPGDTIEAQRLILSLFFSIKVGPGSILRGPLENASDNDMAPRLYCEFQDCPIELLHPPEDCNVNSSLSFTLQICRVEDIIIEGIVTGSVVHFHWVRTVVVHSSGEITTSALGCTGGVGRGTVLNNGLAGGGGHGGRGGKGYYDGSFIEGGVSYGDAELPCELGSGSGNDSLAGATAGGGIIVMGSLEHSLSSLSVYGSLRADGESFGEVIRKQDHSTISNIGPGGGSGGTILLFVHSIMLADSSVISTAGGHGSPSGAGGGGGGRVHFHWSDIPTGDAYQPIASVKGSINTRGGFGRGQGRTGENGTITGKACPKGLYGIFCEECPLGTFKNVSGSDRVLCHSCPADELPSRAIYVDIRGGVTDRPCPYKCISERYHMPHCYTALEELVYTFGGPWFFGLILLGLLILLALVLSVARMKYVGGDELPALMPAHRGSQIDHSFPFLESLNEVLETNRTEESQSHVHRMYFMGSNTFTEPWHLPHVPPTQLIEIVYEDAFERFVDEINDLAAYQWWEGSIYSILSILAYPLAWSWLQQCRKRKLQQLREFVRSEYDHSCLRSCRSRALYEGLKVAATADQMLAYVDFFLGGDEKIGDLPLRLYQRFPISLVFGGDGSYMAPFSLQSDNILTNLMNQCVPPTMWYRLVAGLNSQLRLVRYGHLKLTFGHVISWLETHVNPTIIAYGVRVDLAWFQPTSSGYCQYGLVVSATSNENVQYWTEGQDRYFPSMEQLSWSGASRGDSGGRPGASEYLRIFGGILHAKNLQTLKMRRAICYPFSLIVCNTKPVGHQDLVGLLVSILLLGDFSLVLLTLLQMYSISLLDFVLVFFILPFAIFLPFPAGISALFSHGRRQSAGLARVYALWNITSLINVITAFVCGFLHYWSHSSRKHMSIQSWNFSMDESEWWMLPSGLVVCKIIQARLIDFHVANQEIQDHSLYSTDPDVFWQS, from the exons ATGGAGTTCCCTAAACAACCACTTTGGACAAATGTGCATGTGCGAGATCATGCCAAGGCTTCTGTTCCTTTGCTTTGGAGCCGTGTTCAG GTTAGGGGACAAATTCGCTTATCGTGCGGTGCAGTGCTAAGCTTTGGTCTTGCTCATTTTGTTTCGTCTGAGTTTGAATTGATGGCGGAAGAACTTTTGATGAGTGATTCAATTCTCAAG ATATATGGGGCTCTTCGTATGTCTGTCAAAATGCACTTGATGTGGAATTCGAAAATGCTTATAGATGGTGGTGCTGATGCTATTGTGGCAACATCCTTGCTTGAGGCCAGCAATTTGGTAGTTCTAAGG GAATCTTCTGTAATACATTCTAATGCAAATTTGGGAGTTCATGGACAAGGATTTTTGAATTTATCTGGACCAGGGGATACAATTGAAGCACAGCGTCTGATCCTCTCATTATTTTTTAGTATTAAA GTTGGACCTGGGTCTATTCTGCGAGGTCCCCTGGAAAATGCCAGTGACAATGATAT GGCACCACGGCTTTACTGTGAATTTCAAGATTGCCCTATTGAATTGCTTCACCCACCTGAGGACTGCAACGTGAATTCTTCCTTATCCTTCACCCTTCAG ATATGTCGTGTTGAAGATATTATAATTGAGGGCATTGTAACAGGATCTGTTGTACATTTTCACTGGGTTAGAACTGTTGTCGTCCATTCTTCTGGTGAAATTACCACGTCAGCTTTGG GATGCACTGGTGGGGTGGGTAGGGGAACAGTACTCAATAATGGTCTTGCTGGAGGTGGAGGGCATGGTGGCAGAGGTGGGAAGGGATATTATGATGGCAGTTTTATCGAAGGTGGTGTTTCTTACGGAGATGCTGAGTTGCCTTGTGAACTTGGTAGTGGTAGTGGAAATGATAGTCTTGCTGGTGCAACTGCTGGTGGTGGAATAATAG TAATGGGTTCACTGGAGCACTCACTCTCAAGTTTGTCTGTATATGGTTCCCTTAGAGCTGATGGAGAAAGCTTTGGAGAAGTTATCAGAAAGCAAGATCATAGTACCATTTCAAACATTGGTCCCGGTGGTGGATCTGGTGGAACCATCcttttatttgttcattcaatCATGCTTGCTGATTCTTCTGTTATCTCAACTGCTGGAGGACATGGCAGCCCAAGTGGTGCtggtggtggaggtggtggaCGAGTTCACTTTCATTGGTCAGATATCCCAACCGGGGATGCGTACCAACCCATAGCAAGTGTGAAAGGAAGCATTAATACCAG GGGAGGCTTTGGCAGAGGTCAGGGTCGCACTGGAGAAAATGGCACTATCACCGGAAAGGCCTGTCCTAAAGGGCTTTATGGTATCTTTTGTGAG GAATGCCCTCTTGGGACGTTTAAGAATGTCAGTGGATCTGATAGAGTCCTTTGTCATAGTTGCCCAGCTGATGAGCTTCCAAGTCGAGCCATATATGTTGATATTCGGG GTGGTGTCACTGATCGCCCCTGCCCTTACAAGTGCATATCTGAAAGATATCATATGCCACACTGTTACACCGCACTTGAAGAGTTGGTATATACCTTTGGTGGGCCATGGTTTTTTGGTCTTATTCTTTTAGGCCTCCTCATCCTTTTAGCACTAGTTCTTAGTGTTGCAAGGATGAAATATGTTGGTGGAGATGAATTACCAGCTCTCATGCCTGCTCATCGTGGCTCTCAAATAGATCACTCATTCCCTTTCCTAGAGTCATTGAATGAG GTTTTGGAGACAAATAGAACTGAGGAATCCCAGAGTCATGTTCACAGAATGTATTTTATGGGATCAAATACATTTACTGAACCTTGGCATCTTCCTCATGTTCCGCCCACACAATTAATTGAAATTGT GTATGAGGATGCCTTTGAGAGATTTGTGGATGAGATTAATGATTTAGCTGCGTATCAGTGGTGGGAAGGATCAATCTACAGCATTCTTTCTATTCTTGCATATCCACTTGCATGGTCCTGGCTACAGCAATGCCGGAAAAGGAAATTGCAACAGCTACGTGAATTTGTTCGATCTGAATATGATCATTCTTGCCTTCGTTCTTGCCGTTCACGCGCATTGTATGAAGGACTTAAG GTTGCTGCAACTGCTGATCAGATGCTTGCGTATGTGGACTTTTTCCTTGGTGGAGATGAAAAGATAGGTGACCTTCCTCTTCGTCTTTATCAAAGATTtccaatttctttggtttttGGAGGAGATGGAAGTTACATGGCTCCTTTTTCTCTTCAAAGTGATAACATTCTTACGAACTTAATGAATCAG TGTGTTCCACCAACCATGTGGTATCGACTAGTGGCTGGTTTAAATTCTCAGTTGCGCCTTGTTCGCTATGGACATTTGAAACTAACTTTTGGCCATGTTATTAGCTGGCTTGAAACACATGTAAACCCTACCATAATTGCATATGGTGTACGTGTTGATCTTGCGTGGTTTCAGCCAACATCTTCTGGTTATTGTCAGTACGGACTTGTGGTATCTGCCACCAGCAATGAGAATGTGCAGTACTGGACTGAAGGTCAAGATAGATATTTTCCTTCTATGGAGCAATTAAG TTGGTCTGGTGCTAGTAGGGGAGACTCAGGTGGTCGTCCAGGAGCTAGTGAATATTTAAGGATATTTGGAGGGATATTGCATGCAAAAAACTTACAAACACTTAAAATGAGGAGGGCGATTTGTTATCCCTTTTCACTTATAGTTTGCAATACCAAGCCTGTTGGTCATCAG GATCTTGTCGGTTTGCTTGTCTCTATATTACTTTTGGGAGATTTTAGCTTAGTTTTGCTTACTTTGCTACAGATGTATTCTATATCACTGTTAGACTTCGTTTTAGTTTTTTTCATCCTTCCTTTTGCAATATTTCTTCCGTTCCCGGCTGGTATCAGTGCCTTGTTCAGTCATGGACGAAGACAATCAGCTGGCCTTGCACGTGTATATGCACTATGGAATATCACATCGTTGATCAATGTT ATAACTGCCTTTGTGTGTGGATTTCTACATTACTGGAGCCATTCAAGCAGGAAACATATGAGCATTCAGTCATGGAATTTTAGCAT GGATGAAAGTGAATGGTGGATGCTTCCTTCTGGATTAGTTGTCTGTAAAATAATCCAAGCAAGACTTATTGATTTCCATGTGGCTAACCAAGAAATTCAAGATCACTCTTTATATAGCACTGATCCTGATGTGTTCTGGCAATCTTGA